A single Prevotella sp. E15-22 DNA region contains:
- a CDS encoding MFS transporter, producing the protein MDIKVRLAVMNFLEFAVWGAYLTCMGNYLGVAGLGDKISWFYAIQGIVSIFMPTLMGIVADKYIQPQRLLGLCHLLAGGFMLSCWWMGMQAGFGNELQDKSTFILLYTLSVAFFMPTIALSNTSAFCILKKNGMDTVRDFPPIRVLGTVGFIVTMWFVNCAYFDDCFGFTLTDNAHKFQYTYMQFFVSGLLSLVLCAYCFSLPECKIEKREQKVSLMETLGLNAFKLFKRKQMAMFFIFSALLGMCLQVTNGYAGPFITSFKGIPEFADTFAANNATLLTSISQISEALCILMIPFFLKRFGIKVVMLMSMFAWVFRFGFFGVGDPAMPGVIFFVLSCIVYGVAFDFFNVSGGIFVDQECEPSIKASAQGLFMMMTNGLGATVGTLAAGEIVNKYCQWEGGFLEGDWQTCWFIFAGFALVVGVAFMLVFNPEKK; encoded by the coding sequence ATGGATATCAAAGTTCGTTTGGCAGTAATGAACTTCTTGGAGTTCGCTGTATGGGGTGCTTACCTCACTTGTATGGGTAACTATCTTGGTGTTGCCGGTTTAGGTGATAAGATTTCATGGTTTTATGCCATACAGGGCATTGTGAGTATCTTTATGCCTACACTCATGGGTATTGTTGCCGATAAGTATATTCAGCCACAACGTTTGTTGGGATTATGCCATTTGCTAGCCGGTGGTTTCATGTTGAGTTGCTGGTGGATGGGCATGCAAGCTGGTTTTGGCAACGAGTTGCAGGATAAGTCAACGTTTATTCTGCTTTATACATTGAGTGTTGCGTTCTTTATGCCAACTATAGCATTGTCTAATACATCAGCATTCTGTATTCTTAAGAAGAATGGTATGGATACAGTCCGTGACTTCCCACCAATCCGTGTGTTGGGAACTGTTGGCTTCATTGTCACCATGTGGTTCGTCAACTGTGCTTACTTTGATGATTGTTTCGGTTTTACTTTAACAGACAATGCACATAAGTTCCAATATACCTATATGCAGTTCTTTGTCTCTGGTTTACTGAGCCTTGTGCTTTGTGCATATTGCTTCTCATTGCCTGAGTGTAAGATTGAAAAACGTGAACAGAAAGTATCACTGATGGAAACATTAGGACTTAATGCATTCAAGCTTTTCAAACGCAAGCAGATGGCCATGTTTTTCATATTCTCTGCCTTGCTTGGTATGTGCTTGCAGGTAACTAATGGTTATGCAGGTCCCTTTATTACCAGTTTTAAGGGCATTCCTGAGTTTGCAGATACTTTTGCTGCCAACAATGCAACGTTGTTGACGTCTATCTCACAGATTAGTGAGGCACTTTGTATTCTTATGATTCCTTTCTTCTTGAAGCGATTTGGTATCAAGGTGGTAATGCTTATGTCTATGTTTGCATGGGTGTTCCGTTTTGGTTTCTTTGGCGTTGGCGATCCCGCAATGCCCGGAGTTATCTTCTTTGTATTGTCATGTATCGTTTACGGTGTAGCCTTTGATTTCTTCAATGTTTCAGGTGGCATCTTTGTTGATCAGGAATGTGAACCTTCTATTAAGGCGTCGGCTCAGGGATTGTTCATGATGATGACCAATGGCTTAGGAGCAACTGTTGGAACGTTGGCTGCAGGTGAAATTGTGAATAAATATTGCC
- a CDS encoding DUF4296 domain-containing protein encodes MNKLWGIIIIGVTLLMGACKPGTPSEFIQPDDMEDILVDYHLARAMAEQDGGPYEETNYRQALYIEAVLQKYGYTKSEFDSSLVYYYKRADRFVDIYEHVAERLEEQALLLGATEGEIGKYASLNANGDTANIWSDRTSLAMMPLPPYNRWDFKVAVDSTFKMGDSFLMQFVSDYMYQDGVREGVLYVSVSYDNDTIISRNIRFSGGGINQLRIPEFNDHQIESIKGFFYLGDGSHRTTTTRLLFLSNIQFIRFHKKQEEKQEVENMLFDESNDEKQKDSVAPGIDRERLSPRIMRR; translated from the coding sequence GTGAATAAACTCTGGGGTATTATAATAATAGGTGTAACCTTGCTGATGGGTGCCTGCAAACCAGGTACGCCAAGTGAGTTTATTCAGCCTGATGATATGGAGGATATTCTTGTTGACTATCACTTGGCTAGGGCGATGGCAGAGCAAGATGGTGGTCCTTATGAGGAGACCAATTATCGACAAGCTCTCTATATAGAGGCTGTGCTTCAAAAATATGGATATACGAAATCAGAGTTTGATTCTTCGCTTGTTTATTATTATAAACGTGCTGATCGTTTCGTTGATATCTATGAGCATGTTGCTGAACGTTTGGAAGAGCAGGCTTTGTTGTTGGGTGCCACAGAGGGTGAGATTGGAAAATATGCGTCCTTGAATGCAAATGGTGATACGGCAAATATCTGGTCTGATCGTACGTCTTTGGCAATGATGCCATTACCTCCGTATAACAGATGGGACTTTAAGGTTGCTGTGGATAGCACCTTTAAAATGGGCGACAGTTTCCTGATGCAGTTTGTTTCAGACTATATGTATCAAGATGGTGTGCGTGAGGGTGTTCTTTATGTGTCAGTGTCATACGATAACGATACAATTATCAGTAGGAACATTAGATTCTCGGGTGGAGGTATTAATCAACTTCGCATACCAGAGTTTAATGACCATCAGATTGAATCTATCAAAGGCTTCTTCTATCTTGGTGATGGAAGTCATAGAACCACGACTACAAGATTACTTTTCTTGAGTAATATTCAGTTTATCAGGTTCCACAAGAAACAAGAAGAGAAGCAAGAAGTTGAGAATATGTTGTTTGATGAAAGTAACGATGAGAAACAGAAGGATAGCGTCGCACCAGGTATTGACAGAGAACGGCTCAGCCCTCGAATTATGCGTCGTTGA
- a CDS encoding signal peptidase II: MSNTKVQISNGKMAMVVIAIILLVDQIVKIWVKTNMSIGETVIQWDAFNITWFRMTFLENNGAAGGMQLFGSKVFLTLFRMIAIGFVGYYLWKLNKRVEPVRKGFFLTLALILAGAAGNLIDCLFYGLCFSASTGFDVSQFVGFAGEGHYAGFLEGRVVDMFELPFTFIWNIADAAITIGVILLLLVYRNDLNNLLSKNVHTTSAE; the protein is encoded by the coding sequence GTGAGCAACACGAAAGTGCAGATTTCTAATGGAAAGATGGCGATGGTTGTCATCGCCATCATTCTATTGGTCGACCAGATTGTTAAGATCTGGGTTAAGACTAATATGAGTATCGGAGAAACGGTAATCCAGTGGGATGCATTCAATATCACCTGGTTTCGTATGACGTTCCTAGAGAATAACGGGGCTGCGGGCGGAATGCAACTCTTTGGCAGTAAAGTGTTTCTCACATTGTTTAGAATGATAGCCATAGGATTTGTAGGCTATTATTTATGGAAACTTAATAAACGTGTGGAGCCCGTTCGAAAGGGCTTTTTCCTCACGCTGGCGTTGATTCTGGCTGGCGCTGCAGGTAACCTTATTGATTGTTTGTTCTATGGCCTTTGCTTTAGCGCCTCAACAGGTTTTGATGTTAGTCAGTTCGTGGGCTTTGCTGGTGAAGGACATTATGCAGGATTCCTTGAGGGTCGTGTAGTCGATATGTTTGAACTACCTTTTACCTTCATATGGAATATTGCTGATGCAGCTATTACAATTGGTGTTATTTTGTTGTTGCTTGTTTACAGAAATGATTTGAATAATCTTTTGTCAAAGAACGTTCACACTACTTCTGCAGAATAA